A genomic window from Streptomyces sp. MST-110588 includes:
- a CDS encoding rod shape-determining protein — MASSTSSGTYDIGIDLGTANTLVYARGKGVVLNEPSVVAVDATGAVIAVGAEAKRTIGRTPSGITAMRPLREGVIADFDAAEQMLRALMKKALPTRRFSRPRVVICVPSGITGVERRAVIDSARGAGAREVHLIEEPMAAAIGAGLPVAEPVGCMVVDIGGGTTEVAVISMGGIVTAQSVRVAGDALDAAIGSYVKKKHSMAIGERTAEEIKIAIGSAAWTPVGVDEEGEPDRPSSFTVRGRDHVSGLPRVQEITEEEIRQALAEPVDAIVQAVHRTLDECPPELSGDIIEQGIALTGGGALLRGLGQRLRQEMGVPVVVADEPLDCVVNGTGKCVEEFATLRGLLAGAKEQPRRTVQRV; from the coding sequence ATGGCGTCCAGCACTTCGTCCGGAACGTACGACATAGGCATCGACCTCGGCACCGCCAACACCCTGGTGTACGCACGCGGCAAGGGCGTCGTGCTCAACGAGCCGTCGGTCGTCGCCGTCGATGCGACGGGCGCGGTGATCGCGGTCGGCGCGGAGGCCAAACGGACCATCGGCCGTACGCCTTCCGGCATCACCGCGATGCGTCCCCTCAGGGAGGGCGTCATCGCCGACTTCGACGCCGCCGAGCAGATGCTGCGCGCCCTGATGAAGAAGGCCCTGCCCACCCGCCGCTTCTCCAGGCCGCGCGTCGTCATATGTGTGCCTTCCGGGATCACCGGCGTCGAACGGCGCGCGGTCATCGACTCCGCCAGGGGAGCCGGCGCCCGCGAAGTGCACTTGATCGAGGAACCGATGGCGGCGGCGATCGGCGCCGGACTGCCGGTCGCCGAGCCGGTCGGCTGCATGGTGGTGGACATCGGCGGCGGTACGACCGAGGTCGCCGTCATCTCCATGGGCGGCATCGTCACCGCACAGTCCGTACGGGTCGCGGGCGACGCGCTGGACGCCGCGATCGGCTCGTACGTGAAGAAGAAGCACTCCATGGCCATCGGGGAGCGCACCGCCGAGGAAATCAAGATCGCGATCGGCTCCGCGGCCTGGACCCCGGTCGGCGTCGACGAGGAGGGCGAACCCGACCGCCCCTCCTCCTTCACCGTACGGGGGCGTGACCACGTCAGCGGACTGCCGCGGGTCCAGGAGATCACCGAGGAGGAGATCCGCCAGGCGCTGGCCGAACCGGTGGACGCGATCGTGCAGGCCGTCCACCGCACCCTGGACGAGTGCCCGCCCGAGCTGTCCGGCGACATCATCGAACAGGGCATAGCGCTCACCGGTGGCGGCGCGCTGCTGCGCGGCCTCGGCCAGCGGCTGCGGCAGGAGATGGGCGTGCCGGTGGTGGTCGCGGACGAGCCGCTGGACTGCGTGGTCAACGGGACGGGCAAGTGCGTGGAGGAGTTCGCCACACTTCGGGGGCTGTTGGCCGGCGCCAAGGAACAGCCGCGCAGGACCGTACAGAGGGTCTGA